GAGTTCAGTAATGGGCGCAGATGACAAGATGCAGAATAAGGCTGAGAACCTTGGCGGCAAGGTGAAGGAAGGCGTTGGCAAGGCCACCGGCAACGAGCGCATGGAGGCCGAGGGCCACGGCGACCAGGCCAAGTCCAAGCTCAAGGATGCCGGCGAAAACGTGAAGGACGCCTTCAAGGGCAAGTAGCGTAGCCGGCCCGCTGAAGCGGGCGCCAAGGCATGGAAAGCGGGAGGGGTAACCCCTCCCGCTTTTTGTTGTCCGGATGTTTTTGTTGTCCGGACGCCCGGGCGGGCTGTCCGCGCTG
This Arthrobacter sp. zg-Y20 DNA region includes the following protein-coding sequences:
- a CDS encoding CsbD family protein produces the protein MGADDKMQNKAENLGGKVKEGVGKATGNERMEAEGHGDQAKSKLKDAGENVKDAFKGK